A segment of the Armatimonadota bacterium genome:
GAGAATGTCTTCTCTTCAGACATCAGGTAGCGTATAATGGAATAAGGCAGTGAACGAGCCCGGGGAGAGAAGATGAAAACACTCACTATCACCGTTCCTGACGACCTGCCCGGTTCGCTGGAGATGTCTGATGAGCAGTTTCAGCAAGAAGCCAGATTGCTGCTAGCGGTGAAGCTCTACGAGCTTGGCAGGATCTCTGCTGGTGTAGCCGCTCAGTTGGCGGGTGTTGAGCGTGTGAGTTTCCTTACACTGCTCTCGCGGTATAGCGTGCCTGCTATCAACCTGCAGGGTGAGGAGATAAAATACGAAATAAAGGAGGCGCGCAAACTGGCAACCGGATGACAAGCCGAGTAACCGACACTTCTGCGCTTATCTTCCTGGCGAAAATAAACCGTCTGGAGCTGCTACAACTTGGCGTGCGGGAGGTGCTCGTTCCCTCAGAAGTTCTGGCGGAGGTTCAGGCAGGACCGACTGATGTCATGACGCATATTGATGCCCATCTAGGCACATAGCTGAGAGAGTGTAATGCCAGTTTGAACCGAGAGGTTGCCTTTACCCGCAGCTCGGAAAGGGCGAGGCAGCGGTGTTGAGCCAAGCAATCTGTCTGAACATGAAGAGCGTGGTATTAGACGATATGGTTGCTCGTAAGGTGGCACGACAGCTGGGGCTCCTTCTTGCGGCGCGGAAAAAGGGCTTGATTAAGAATCTCCAGAGCGAGTTGGAGAGCCTGAAAGCGTGCGGTTTCTGGATAAGTACGGTGGTAGAGCGTGAGGTGCTGCGGGAAGCAGGCGAAGGTGTACAAAGGGAGCCATGCTGACTATGCTTCAACGTTTTCGTACTCGTGACGAGAGATACGTCGCGTGGCTGTTCCTGCTGCCGAACTTTCTCGGCTTCGCGGTATTTACGGCGGGACCGGTGCTGTTCTCGCTCATCGTCAGTTTCTCGAACTGGAATCTGCAGCGCACCATCCCCTTCCAGTGGATTGGCATCGAGAACTATATAGAGCTGATGCACGATCAGCAGTTCTGGCTGTACTTCATCAACACGCTCTATCTGATGCTGGGAATGCCCATTGCCATTGCGGGTTCGCTCGCGCTGGCGGTGTTGCTCAGCCAGAAACTGCGGGGCATCGTGCTATACCGAACCCTCTTCTACCTGCCCAGTATCACCAGTGGCGTTGCGTTGATGATACTCTGGAAGGCGCTGTACAACCCCGATTTCGGTCCCATCAACGCGGTGATTAACGCCGTGAGCCAGGCGCTGGGACTGAACGTGAAGGCGCCGCAGTGGCTGCTTTCTACCGCCAACCTGTTGGGGCTGGACGTGGAGCAGGTGCGCATGACGGCGAAGCAGTTCGGGCTGGGTGCGCGCGATGCGCTGATCATCATGGGCATCTGGATCGCCATCGGTGGAAACAATATGCTGCTCTATCTCGCCGCGCTTACCAATGTACCGCAGGAGCTGATAGAAGCCGCGCAGCTGGATGGGGCGGGCAAATGGTCGGTCTTCCGCAACGTCACCTGGCCGCAGCTGGCTCCCACCACCTTCTTCATCGTGGTAATGAGCTTTATCGGTGGATTGCAAGGGGGCTTCGAGCAGGCGCGCGTGATGACGGCGGGCGGGCCCGCGGGCACGACCACCACCCTGGCGTATTACATTTACACCAAGGCGTTCGAGGAGTTCCAGATTGGCTACGCCTCAGCGATTTCGTGGATACTGTTCGCCATTATCTTTGGGGTGACGCTGGTTAACTGGAAGTTCGGCGCGAAAGAGGTCAGCTATTGAGAGGAGGTGCTTGGGATGGCACAGGACCTGGTGCACCTGGCTTTGCAGGGTAGCGAGATGTCTGACGCGGAGGCAAAACGACTGGAACAGCATCTGCAATCCCACCCAAACGATGCGGAGGCACGTGCTCGGCTGATAGGCTATTACAGCGGAAGGCGTTTTGACTCGCATCAGGCGCGTGAGGCACGTCAAAAGCACGTGATGTGGTTCATTCAGCACCGTCCAGATGACCCCTTTGTAGGAACGGGTATCTGCGATATGCATCCCGATATCGATGGCGAAGCGTATCATCGGGCACGTGCTCTTTGGCTGCAGCATGTCGCTAAACATCCGAAGAGTGTGCAGATACTGGCGAACGCATGTAGTTTTCTCACCTTGAACGATCGCCCCAAAGCGATAGAGCTCGCCAAACGCATCCAATCCCTTCAGCCGCACGATCCACAACATGCTTTGAGACTGGCACATCTCTATATGCTGGACGCGCAAGGTGTCTGGGGCAAAAGGTCCCGATACCTAGACGCCGTGCGTGTACTGGAAGCAGCCCTGCCCGACGCGAAGCGGGCAGATGATCGAATCCCCCTGCTCCGAGAACTGGCAAATGCAGCACAACGCGCGAATATGCTACCAAAAGCCGAGCGCTATGCACGGGAACTCCTCCATCTGGCATCGACGCGCCCCCAACCAGACGCTGACGGGATACACATTGCGCATACGGTTTTAGGCAAGGTGGCGCTGCACAGGGGGGATATCGAGGCGGCGAAAAAGCACTTGCTGGACTCCGCCCGCGTTTCTGGCTCTCCAGTGCTTAGTTCGTTCGGTCCCGATTTTACGCTGGCGAAGGTGCTGCTACAACGGGGTGAAAGGCAGGCAGTGATCGAGTATCTGAATCTGTGCGAGCGCTTCTGGAAGTCTGGAAAGGGCAAGCTGCCAGAATACCGGCGTACGATAGAGGGAGGAGGTATTCCCGATTTCGGTTTCAGGGGAGAGTGACCGGGGGAATGCGGCGGCTGGATGGACATACCATACATTTCGGAGCACACACACGCTGACGGAGAGTAGCCTTTCATGGTAGAAACCGCTCCTGTCCAAAAGCCCGCACCGCTGACGGTGTGGTGGAACCGTGCGGGCACGGTTATCGCCAGCCATCTGGTGCTGACGCTTATCGCGCTCACCACACTTGCGCCGTTTGCATGGATGGTGCTGGCGAGCTTCAAGCCGCTGGAAGAGGTGGAGCGGATTAACCCTCTGCCCAGCGTGTGGCATCCTGAAAACTACGCGAAGGTGTTCGAGCAAATCCCCTTCGCCCGCTACTATTTCAACAGCGTGTTCATCGCCGCGTGGGTAACCTTCTTGCAGTGCCTCACCAGCGCGATGGCGGCGTACGCTTTTGCCCGCTTGCAGTGGAAGGGGCGCGACGCGGTTTTCCGCCTCTATCTCGCTACGCTGATGATACCGGGCGTGGTAACGATGATCCCCAACTATACGCTGATGGTGTGGTTGCATCTGCTGGACTCGTACATCGGGCTGATTGTACCGGCGGCGTTCAGCGCATTCGGCACGTTCCTGCTGAGGCAGTTTATGCTCACCATTCCCCCATCGCTCGACGAGGCGGCGAAGATAGACGGCGCGACGCACTGGCAAATCTTCTGGGACATCATCATGCCCCTGTCGCGTGCTGGGCTGATTACGCTGGCGATATTTACCTTCATGGGCAACTATGGCTCCTTCTTCTGGCCCCTCATCCTGATTAAGAGCGAGCACCTGCGTACTCTGCCCATCGGGATGCTTTACTTTGACACCAACTACGGAAGGCAGACCAATCTCATCATGGCGGCGAGTGTGATGAACATTATCCCACTGGTCATCCTGTTCGTGGTGTCGCAACGGTTCCTTGTGCGGGGTATTCAGCTGGGGGCGGTGAAGGGGTAGAAGGCTGCGCGGCTGTAAACCGTGAATGGCTATGGCACACAGAGTTTGCCCATCACGACCGCTCGCTGTGCGCCTGTGGCGGGGGGCAAGTTATTGGTTCGTCCCCGCATCCGCTGATAGCCTAACACCGCAAACGCCACCGCCTCTTTCGCGTCGGGGTGGATGCCGTAGCGGTCGCTGGTTTCTATCTGCAGTTCGGGGAGCAGGTCTCGCAGCCGATTCATGAGCGTGAGGTTATGCACCCCTCCCCCTGAGGCGATGAGCCGCACTGCTTGCATCCTGGTGAGCACAAAGCGACGGGTGCCATCGGCGATAGTGCGGGCAGTGAGCTCGGTCAACGTGGGAACAAGCAGTTCCGCATTCGAGAGCTTATAACGGCGCAGCAGCTTGCGCACCATCGCCTCACCGAAGGTTTCACGTCCGGTAGACTTGGGGGGCGGTTGTGCGAAATAAGGATGTTGCAGCAATTCACTCAGCCACTCCTCACGCACGGGATGTCGCTGGGCGAAGGAGCCTTCGGGGTCATAGCGATATTTGCCGCCGCTGGCTATTTCCATGGCTACGTTCATTAGCGCGTTGCCCGGTCCCGTGTCAAAGGCGATTACCTGCTCGGGCGAAGCGTTTGGGGGGATAGCGGTGAGGTTGGCGATCCCGCCGAGGTTGAGCAAGATACGCCCCTCGGAGGGGTGACGGAACAGCAGGTAGTCTACATAAGGCACTAACGGTGCGCCCTGTCCGCCCGCCGCCACGTCCGCCACCCGAAAGTCGCCGACGGTAGGCACGCTGGTGCGCTCTGCAATCACCGCCGGTTCACCGATTTGCAGGGTGGAGCGAATGGCGCGCCCCTGCCACTCTATCGGCTCCGGCTGGTGCCACACAGTCTGTCCGTGCGAGGCGATACACAGCAGCTGTTCGGGGGGGACGTCTGCTTCCCGCATCAGCTGCAGTGCGGCTTCGGCGAACAGCTCGCCCAGCAAAAAGTTCAGGTGGCAGATTTCGGCGACGTTTGTCTCCCCGCGAATAGTGCGCGCCAGCTCTGCCCGCACGTCGGGAGGATAAGGTGTGGTGCGGAACGCCAGTGTCTCTACCTGAAGGTTGCCGTCCGCTTCGCGAATGCGTACCAGCGCGGCGTCGATACCATCCATGCTGGTACCGGACATCAAGCCGATAACCAGGCTCGATTCGGGGTGTACCATCGTTCAGAACATGCCCGCGTCGCGTTGCAGATAGTTGCGGAGGCGCAATACCGCCTGCGTATGCAGCTGGTACACGCGCGATTCGGAGACTCCCAGCACTCTGCCGATTTCGCGGAAGGTCAAACCTTCGTAGTAATACAGGGCAATGACCAGCCGCTCGCGCTCGGGTAGGCGGTCAATGGCTTCCGCGAGCAGTCGGCGTGTCTCGCGCTGTTCCACTTCGGCGATAGGGTCGGCGGTAGCATCGGAGAGCACATCGGAGATATGTAGCTTCTCGCCAGTGTCCTGCGTGCCCAGAATCAGGTCGTCCAGAGAGAGCAGGTTGGTACGCCCGGCGTCGCAGAGCAGCTGGTGGTAATCCTCTATAGCAATACCCAGTTCCTGACTGATTTCCTCTTCAGTGGGGGGGCGCCCGAGACGGGATTCGAGGGCGGAGTAGGTGCGTTCCAGAGCTTTTACGCGGTCGCGCACGGAGCGGGGCACCCAGTCTTCCGAGCGTAGCAGCTCCAGGATGGCTCCCCGAATGAGCGCGATGGCATATGTTTCAAATTTGACCTGACGGGAGGGGTCAAACTGGTCTACCGCTTTAATCAGACCCATGATGCCCGCGCTCACCAAGTCCTCGCGGTCCAGCGTAGGTGGAAGCGAGCTAACCACGCGCCCGGCGGTAATCTTCACCAGGTAGGCATAGCGCTCGATAATCTGATTTCGTGCCTGCGGGTCGCCGTAGCGCTTGTAACGCTCCCACGCTTTGTCCATCTCCGCTGTCGGCATGACCTGCCTGTTCTCCTCTGCGATATCTTACCTGACGGGCTATTACGCTGCTTCTTGTTTTTCCTCCGGTTCATCCAGGGCGCGTTGTTCTTGCGGGGCAGGTCGGTTCTCGATGGGCTTCCATGCGCCTTTGGAAGCGTCTATCAGCACTTGAAGCAGTATCATCGCTGCAGCGAGCATCACGAACACGGTCGCGGCACGCAAGAAGCTTGTCGCCAGCGACACACCGCTCCAGCTTGCCAGTAACCACGTCCACAATGCGCCCCAAAGAGCCACGAACCACGTTAGCCGACTTGCACTCATGCCGAACTCCGCCACGATAGTTAGTATAACACAGCGATGGCGCGATTGCCAGTTTCCTCTCGCCCCAGCCATTCTGGGAGAGGTTGCGTTCACAGTGTTTCGCCCGCCATCGGGATTACGCCGCCTGTAGACTGGCTTTGCGCTGTTCCAGTGCACGCAGATATAGATCGGCGTACTCGCCAGCTGCGCGGCTCCACGAGTTGTCCGAACGCAAAGCGGTGTCTACCAGCGTACGCCACAACTCTGGCTGCTGATACACCTTGAGCGCGCGCTTTATCGTCTTCAGGAGCTCCGCCGAATCGTACTGTTCAAACACGAACCCGTTACCCTTGCCCGTGCGCGGCGAGAAGTCGGCGATGGTGTCTGCCAGACCGCCCGTTTGGCGCACGATGGGGATAGTGCCGTAGCGCAGTGCCATCAGCTGTCCTAATCCACACGGCTCGAAGCGAGAGGGCATCAGGAACATATCGCTGCCCGCGTAGATGCGCTGCGCCAGGTCGGGGTCAAAGCCGATGAACGCGCGCATCTGCTCGGGGTGTTTGTTTGCCAGCTGCGTGAAGAGCTCCTCGTAGCGAGGGTCGCCTGTGCCCAGCACCACGAACTGAAAGCCCAGCTTCAGTATCTGCTTGGCGATGGGGGCAATCAGGTCCAGCCCCTTCTGGTCCGCCAGACGGGTAATCATGCTCATTACCGGAGTACGCGGGTCGGCTATGAACCCACACTCCTTTTGCAAAGCCGCCTTGCACTGCGCCTTGCCCGAGGGGTCATCTGCGCTGTAGTGTGCGGGGATGCGCGGGTCGGTAGCGGGGTTGTACTCCTCATAGTCGATGCCGTTGACGATACCTTCTAGTCTGCCCTGCGAGGCAATATACTGCAGTAGTCCTTCCATCCGACAGCCGTACTCGGGCGTCTGAATCTCCTTTGCGTAGGTCTTGCTAACCGTATTCACCATGTCGGAGTATACGATACCGCCTTTGAGGAAGTTCACTTTGCCGTAGAACTCCAGTCGCTCGTAATGGAACAGCCACTCCGGCAATCCCGCCTTCCACAGCAGATCGTATCCGAACTCGCCCTGGTACGCCAGGTTGTGGATGGTAAACACCAACCCTACCTGCTGCCATTCTGGCTGGTGCGCATGAAGCACCCGGATGTACACCGGCACGAACCCTGTATGCCAGTCGTTGGCGTGGATGATATCTGGCATCCAGTTCAGCGCTTCCAGCATCAGCGGGATGGTGCGGTCGAAGAAAATGTACGGTTCTGGCTCCAGCGCGTATATCTTCTTCGATTCGGTGGCTTCGGTGAAATAGTGTTTATGCCCCACCAGGTACACAGGCACGCCGCCGTTTAACGTGGTGCGCCGGATAATCGCCTCTTCGGTGGTCAGGGAATTAATCGGCACAGGCAGGCTTTTGATGACCGTGCGCACCGGATAGTCGGGGTTCTTTTCAATCATTCGGTAACAGGGCATGGCGACGCGCACATCGTGCCCCAGCGCGCGCAACGCTTTGGGCAACGCGCCAGCCACATCCGCCAGTCCGCCGACCTTCGCCAGTGGGGCAACCTCTGCGGAAACAATCAACACCTTCAAGCTACGAGCCATGTTTGTTCCTCCTCTTTTGGTATAGGCAGTAGAGCAGGTGGGCGCAGGTAATCCGCAAGCCGCGCCAGAAACGCATGGAGCCCTCTGCCTGCTCCCGGATGCGACAGGATTCGAGTTCGGATTTCTGCCGCCAGCGCAGATAGCCCCTTTGCCGCCAAACCATCGGGGCAGGAGAGCCAGAAGCAGGCGTTTTGCTCTGCTGCTGTGTTCACACTATTATCTTCCACAATACTGCCTAACAGCTGCACCCTCCCTCCAAACTGCACAGAGAGCAACTGCTCTACCTGTTTACCAATCTTGTGCGCTTGCGCGGGGGAGATACATCTGTTCATCACCCAGCCGACCTGCAGGTCGGTGCGCTGCAGCAGTAGCCGCTTCACCAGACTATACGTGTGCAGCAGGCTCTCTCGTTGCGGCAGGGCGACCGCCAGCACGATGTCGGATGACAGAGCGTAGGCGAAGGTATCGGTAGACTGGGCGTTGCCAGTATCGATCAGCACCACATCCGCCAGCACTTCGAGGCTGCGCAGGCGTTCTATGACGTCTCGTTGCTCCTGGGCAGGCAAGCGTTTGAGGGCGAGGATACGTGTTCCTCCCGGCAGCACGCGGATACCTGCTGCTCCAGACACCAGAATCTCCGGCAGGTCGCGCCGGTCGGCGAACAGGTCTTCGAGAGAATAACGGGGCTCTGTGCCCAGTAGACGATTACAGGTCAACGCGCCCACGTTACCGTCCACCAGCACCACATGACGCCCTGTCTGCCCCAGCAGGGCAGAGAGGTTGGTGGCGATGGTAGTTTTGCCTGACTCCGGCGTGCCGCTGACCACGCTAATGACCCACGTGCCCATGCGCAAGCCGGGTGTAATGCCCAGCACGCCGTCCGCTGGTCGCTGAGAGATGAGCCGGCGCAGCCCCAATGCCTGATCCTGTACAACAGCCACGCGATACCTCCCACCGCAACATCTTGCCTGTGAAGATTATCGGGTAAAGCAGGGCGTTTTTACAGGGAGGCACGGGCTAGCTCGCCGCCTGCAACCCAAACCGCTTCATCTGCTCTTCCAGTCGCTGCCACAGCGGTTCATCCACCTGCACGCCCGCTTGTTCCAGTGCCATACATACTGCCGCAACGACCATCGGGAAACGCGGACGCACAATCTGCGCCAGGGTGCTGCGGGAGACTCGCTCGCGGAAAGCTTTGTGCAGTGGCTCCGCTGCCGCTGCTACCCCTCCTACTATCCCCACAGCCGCCCGGCGATATTGCATCCCCAGCTTACGCAATACCACGACCGCCATCAGTCCCAGCTCTCTGCCCGCGCTGCTCAGGATGCGCGTTGCCACCCGCTCCCCAAGCTTTGCGGCATCCGAGACCGTTCTAGCGGCGGAGGCGAGGTCGGCGCGCGAGAGCTGACCGGAGTAAATCAGATGGTGCAGTGCACTCAGGGTGCTCACCCCGAAATGTTCCAGTATAGCTCGCCTCAGCCATGTGGCTGGGATGCGACCATCTTCTGCGCGGGTGCAAGCGTTTATCGCCTGCAGGGCAATCCAGTACGCGCTACCTTCGTCGCCCATCAGATACCCCCATCCACCGACAGCAACGGTCTCGCCTGCCTCGTTCATCCCAAATGCCACCGAGCCAGTGCCAGCTATCACCACTGCGCCGGGTGCGCCCTGCGTAATACAGTACAACGCGGTGCGAGTATCATGTGTGACCACCACCCTCTCCGCAGGCAGCGACTGGCGGCAAATCTCTCCTACTTTTGGACCGCCACCCGTCATCCCGCACAGCGCCACTGCGAAACGTGTGTCCGGCAGTAAGGAGGCGCTTTGCAGTGCCCCGTTCAAAGCTGTCTGTAGGGACTGCTGAAGGCGTTCCGGTCCGCCCGATTCGTGAATATGGTTGGCAGCGCCACCTACCCCGAGCCCGAGCAGATTGCCTTCGGAGTCTGCAATCAACGCACGGGTGGTGCTCTGCCCGCCGTCGATGCCAATGACCAGCATACGCGGCACCTTTCTTCCCTCCCTGCTGTCAGCGTGTTGTTTATTGTGTACGGACTTGCGCAATCACTATCTCTTCCTGGGTAGCACTACTCGCCTGAGACAGGTATCCCGAACCGTCCGAAGTGCGTGAGATGTGCGCAACAATACTGGAGCGCCCCTCGATAACCACATCGTCGAAAAGCTTCCCCACCATCATCGGGTTGACACCGATTATCTCGCGATGCTGCTGGCACGCCTGCCATAAGCCTGTTTTCCAGCTCTCCGCCTGCTCCTGTGTCCATGGTAATGGGTTAAACGAAGGCTGCGCGATCAAACGTACTTTCTGGCGTGCCAGAGCCTCTATCACGTCGGCGTGGAAGCCGTCCCAACAGATGGCGACGCCCAGCCTGCCCACGGGCGTGTCTACTACCCGTACGTCTTCCACCCTGCCTGCGCAGAGGTCCATCCCTTCCTGTTGTTCCAGAGGGATGAGATGCACCTTGCGTTGTGTCAGTATCAGCCGGCCCTTGGGGTCAAACACGTAGCAGGTGTTATACACTTCGCCGGGGCGATTTTCATCGGGTAGCGGTGCGCTGCCTGCCACCAGAGTCACACCGTGTTTACGCGCTGCCTGCGAGAACAGGCGGCGATAACGGCTTTCCAGCTTTTTGCCTAGCGCCAGCAGAATGGCCCGCGTTGGAGAAGTCTTGTACGAATCTATCGCCTGACGGATGGGGGAGGCGTAGCGTTGTGAGAGCACTGCAGCTGCTTCGTAGATGCTTCTACAACCTTTAACCGCCTCGTAGTCATCCAGAAAGAGCATTCCCAGACCAATGTCTTCGGGGAAGACGACCAGCGCAGGGATGCCAGACCGAATGCGCTTCGTGGCAGAGGTAAGTAGCCTATCAATGCGATGTTCCAACTGCTTCTCATTCTGGTAATCTTCCAGAGTGGTGCGCATCTGTATAGCAATCAGCGCCACTTCGCCACCTGGCTTCATATTGAGAACCTCCGTTGCCTCCTGTTTTTTAATTTCGTGGTAACCTGCCAGTTTCCTGCAAAACATCTGCCTGAGCAAGGGTGAGGCAGGTGAGAGGAGTGAAGCAGTTGGAATAAGGTGGGAGATGGCTTCGCCGCTTGTGCAGCTCGCATGGACACGTGCGCTTTTTCACCCGTCGCTTGACGGTAATGCTCGTTCATGCTATGCTTGAGACGAGGAAGGGAGGTTGTTACCGTGTTCGCACGTTGCGCTCTGATAGTGCTGGCAATCATATCCTTCACCAGCGGTTACGCACAGACGCTTTATTACATCGACTTCCGCAACCCGTATGAGGTCGCCCGATGGCAACCTACCCATGCCATCAGTCGGCTACTGCCCACATGGGATGGGATGCAGATAGAGATTTCGGGCGAAGACCCCTATACCATCGGTCCCGCCTATAGCCTGCCTTCGGATCAGGCGCTGTATCTGCGTCTTCGGGTGAAGGCAGAGGTGGGCACGTTCTGGCAGATTTTCTATTTTCGTGACGGCACCTGGGCGACGGAGGAGCAATCCGTGCGCTTCACCGTGCCGCAGGGACAGTGGGGTGAGCCAACGCTTATTCTGCCCGTCCTGCCCGGCAACTATCGGTTTCGGATTGACCCACCTGGTCCTTCCGGCAGAGCGTGGGTGCGTTACATGAGCATCGAGGTGCGTCATATTCCTCAGGAGCCACAATGGCTGCAACCTGTTCTGCCCGATTTGCAGGGTGAGGTGCATGAGATACGCTCCGGCGATCTGGTGCTGCGGCATGGTGTGCCTGCACCCGGTAACTTTGAGGTGCTCGTAGTGGGCGAGCGCATGGCAACCGGCTTTACCCGCCCCATGATAGGCTACCAGATGGGCAACAACAGCCGGTGGGTGGACGTGCACTCCGCCATGCAGAACACGCGCCTGTGGCGTGAGGGAGGTACGCTGGTGGTGGAGTATACCTTGCGCGACCCGGACGGAGGTAACTGGTTATGGACACAACGGTTCACACCGAATACATCTTCAGGCGCGATAGATACGCAGACGCAGGTGAGCGTAGACCAGTCGCGTGAGGTGTACTTTCTGCCGATGTTCCTGCTGCTGCCCGGCATGGGCAGTTACGGCGTGTCCAAGGGACAGGGGCTGTTTGCAGGGCTGGAGTATCTGGAAAACGAACCGAGCAGCTCTGAAGCGGACGTAGTGGGCGCGGCGGCGCGCCGACAGGTACCCGATAACCTCAAAATTACCTTCCCGCTGATGGCGATACAAGCGCGCGGACGGTACGTGGGTTTGGTCTGGCAACCCGATGAGCGGTTCTGCGCGTTGTTCGATTCGCCGGACCGCTTCTTCGCCTCCGGGGCGCACGTGATGGGCATCCTCAGCCCCGGCTCCAATGGGGTGAACCGCGAGGAGGGGAAGCTGATCCCCAGTTTCCCCATCCTATTGCAGCCGAACCAACCTCTGGTGTTGAACGCTACCCTCATCGGTGGGCGAGGGGAAAGCGTGGTGCCAGCCATCCAGCAATACGTGCGCCTGCGCGGCTTGCCTCCCCTGCCGAATATCGGCGTGAACTTTGCAGGGTATGTGTCGCTGGCGGCGGGAGGATGGCTGGACTCGCGCATCCGCGAGGGCTATCTGTTCCGGCATGCTTTCTGGCCCGGCTTTGACCCCCAGCCCTCTGCAGATGCGGCGGTGCTGATGGAGTGGCTGGCAGCTTACACCTCCGACCCCAATCTGGCGCAACGTCTGCGCGAAACCGCCATTGGAGCTATTGCGCAGGTTCCTCAAAGTGCAATGAACTTCTATAACATCTCGCATAACGCCTATCCGGTGGCTGCGCTGGTGTACGGGTATGTGGCGGACAATATGGAGACTGCCCGACAGGTCGGCTGGCAGATAGTGTCGCGCTTCGAGCCGGATGGCACGCTCATCTATCGTCCCGAACCCGGCAAGCCCGACTATGGACGCACGCACTACGCCCCCGACGCCAGCGGATACACTGCCGCCGCAGTGGTGCAGGTGCTGGAGCATGGCGCGTTCAGCGGTGACCGCCAGCTGATTGCCGAAGGACTACGCTTGCTACGGGCGATGGACAAGTTCCGTAACGGCGTGCCGCGCGGTGCGCAGACATGGGAAATCCCGTTGCATACCCCCGATATCTACGCCGCAGGTCTGCTGGTACGTGCCTACCTGATGGGCTACCTGCTCACCGGTTACCGGGACTATCTGGAACAGGCGCGATACTGGGCGTGGACGGGCGTGCCGTTCGTGTACCTGGTGAACCCGGCGAACCAGAATACTGGCACATACGCCACCATTCCCGTCTACGGCGCGACCAACTGGGTGGCGCCCGTGTGGTTTGGACTACCCGTGCAGTGGTGCGGACTGGCGTACGCCGACGCCCTTTACCGGCTGGCACGGGTAGACCCTTACGGTGGTCCCTGGCGTGCGATAGCGGACGGCATCACCGCTACCGGAATCCAGATGACGTGGAAGCAGGACGATATCGAAAGACAGGGGCTGCTGCCGGATGTGTTTCACCTGCGCACTCAGGTGCGCGACGGACCGCCGATCAACCCGGGTACGGTGCAGACGGACGCTGTTCGGTTGTTCCACGCCACGCCCGTCTACTCGCTGCAGGCGG
Coding sequences within it:
- a CDS encoding sugar ABC transporter permease, with translation MLQRFRTRDERYVAWLFLLPNFLGFAVFTAGPVLFSLIVSFSNWNLQRTIPFQWIGIENYIELMHDQQFWLYFINTLYLMLGMPIAIAGSLALAVLLSQKLRGIVLYRTLFYLPSITSGVALMILWKALYNPDFGPINAVINAVSQALGLNVKAPQWLLSTANLLGLDVEQVRMTAKQFGLGARDALIIMGIWIAIGGNNMLLYLAALTNVPQELIEAAQLDGAGKWSVFRNVTWPQLAPTTFFIVVMSFIGGLQGGFEQARVMTAGGPAGTTTTLAYYIYTKAFEEFQIGYASAISWILFAIIFGVTLVNWKFGAKEVSY
- a CDS encoding sugar ABC transporter permease; its protein translation is MVETAPVQKPAPLTVWWNRAGTVIASHLVLTLIALTTLAPFAWMVLASFKPLEEVERINPLPSVWHPENYAKVFEQIPFARYYFNSVFIAAWVTFLQCLTSAMAAYAFARLQWKGRDAVFRLYLATLMIPGVVTMIPNYTLMVWLHLLDSYIGLIVPAAFSAFGTFLLRQFMLTIPPSLDEAAKIDGATHWQIFWDIIMPLSRAGLITLAIFTFMGNYGSFFWPLILIKSEHLRTLPIGMLYFDTNYGRQTNLIMAASVMNIIPLVILFVVSQRFLVRGIQLGAVKG
- the anmK gene encoding anhydro-N-acetylmuramic acid kinase; its protein translation is MVHPESSLVIGLMSGTSMDGIDAALVRIREADGNLQVETLAFRTTPYPPDVRAELARTIRGETNVAEICHLNFLLGELFAEAALQLMREADVPPEQLLCIASHGQTVWHQPEPIEWQGRAIRSTLQIGEPAVIAERTSVPTVGDFRVADVAAGGQGAPLVPYVDYLLFRHPSEGRILLNLGGIANLTAIPPNASPEQVIAFDTGPGNALMNVAMEIASGGKYRYDPEGSFAQRHPVREEWLSELLQHPYFAQPPPKSTGRETFGEAMVRKLLRRYKLSNAELLVPTLTELTARTIADGTRRFVLTRMQAVRLIASGGGVHNLTLMNRLRDLLPELQIETSDRYGIHPDAKEAVAFAVLGYQRMRGRTNNLPPATGAQRAVVMGKLCVP
- the whiG gene encoding RNA polymerase sigma factor WhiG; its protein translation is MPTAEMDKAWERYKRYGDPQARNQIIERYAYLVKITAGRVVSSLPPTLDREDLVSAGIMGLIKAVDQFDPSRQVKFETYAIALIRGAILELLRSEDWVPRSVRDRVKALERTYSALESRLGRPPTEEEISQELGIAIEDYHQLLCDAGRTNLLSLDDLILGTQDTGEKLHISDVLSDATADPIAEVEQRETRRLLAEAIDRLPERERLVIALYYYEGLTFREIGRVLGVSESRVYQLHTQAVLRLRNYLQRDAGMF
- the glgA gene encoding glycogen synthase, which gives rise to MARSLKVLIVSAEVAPLAKVGGLADVAGALPKALRALGHDVRVAMPCYRMIEKNPDYPVRTVIKSLPVPINSLTTEEAIIRRTTLNGGVPVYLVGHKHYFTEATESKKIYALEPEPYIFFDRTIPLMLEALNWMPDIIHANDWHTGFVPVYIRVLHAHQPEWQQVGLVFTIHNLAYQGEFGYDLLWKAGLPEWLFHYERLEFYGKVNFLKGGIVYSDMVNTVSKTYAKEIQTPEYGCRMEGLLQYIASQGRLEGIVNGIDYEEYNPATDPRIPAHYSADDPSGKAQCKAALQKECGFIADPRTPVMSMITRLADQKGLDLIAPIAKQILKLGFQFVVLGTGDPRYEELFTQLANKHPEQMRAFIGFDPDLAQRIYAGSDMFLMPSRFEPCGLGQLMALRYGTIPIVRQTGGLADTIADFSPRTGKGNGFVFEQYDSAELLKTIKRALKVYQQPELWRTLVDTALRSDNSWSRAAGEYADLYLRALEQRKASLQAA
- a CDS encoding site-determining protein; its protein translation is MAVVQDQALGLRRLISQRPADGVLGITPGLRMGTWVISVVSGTPESGKTTIATNLSALLGQTGRHVVLVDGNVGALTCNRLLGTEPRYSLEDLFADRRDLPEILVSGAAGIRVLPGGTRILALKRLPAQEQRDVIERLRSLEVLADVVLIDTGNAQSTDTFAYALSSDIVLAVALPQRESLLHTYSLVKRLLLQRTDLQVGWVMNRCISPAQAHKIGKQVEQLLSVQFGGRVQLLGSIVEDNSVNTAAEQNACFWLSCPDGLAAKGLSALAAEIRTRILSHPGAGRGLHAFLARLADYLRPPALLPIPKEEEQTWLVA
- a CDS encoding N-acetylglucosamine kinase, coding for MPRMLVIGIDGGQSTTRALIADSEGNLLGLGVGGAANHIHESGGPERLQQSLQTALNGALQSASLLPDTRFAVALCGMTGGGPKVGEICRQSLPAERVVVTHDTRTALYCITQGAPGAVVIAGTGSVAFGMNEAGETVAVGGWGYLMGDEGSAYWIALQAINACTRAEDGRIPATWLRRAILEHFGVSTLSALHHLIYSGQLSRADLASAARTVSDAAKLGERVATRILSSAGRELGLMAVVVLRKLGMQYRRAAVGIVGGVAAAAEPLHKAFRERVSRSTLAQIVRPRFPMVVAAVCMALEQAGVQVDEPLWQRLEEQMKRFGLQAAS